In the genome of Luteitalea pratensis, the window GCCCCTCGAACGTGTCTGCGGCCTCCGACGTCGGCTTCCACTCCGTGCTCATGTCGAGCAGGTTCACGAAGAAGTCGGTGCTCAACGTCCCGGGCCGTGTGGTGAAGACGCCGAGGGCGGACTGGCCGGCGTTCGCGTTCAGGACACGCAGACCGCCAACGAGCACGGTCAACTCTGGAGCCGTCAGCGTCAGCATCTGCGCCCGCTCGACCAGCAGCACCTCGGCCGGCACCTGGTGTCCCTGGGCCACGTAGTTGCGGAAGCCGTCGAACGTCGGTTCGAGCACGGCAAAGGCTTCCACGTCGGTCTGCTCCTCGGTCGCATCGGTGCGCCCCGGAGCAAACGGCACCTGCACGTCGTAGCCGGCGAGCCTGGCGGCATGCTCGACGGCGGCACAGCCGCCCAGCACGATCACATCGGCAAGCGAGACCTGCTTCTTTCCGCCCGCCTGCGCGGCGTTGAAGGCCTGCTGGATGCCCTCGAGCGTCTGCAGCACCGTCGCCAGCCCGGACGGGTCGTTCACCGCCCAGTCCTTCTGCGGCGCGAGACGGATGCGCGCGCCGTTGGCGCCTCCCCGCCGGTCGGTGCCGCGGAACGTTGCGGCAGATGCCCATGCGGTCGAGACCAGCTGCGAGGTCGTCAGTCCAGAGGCGAGGATCTGACGCTCGAGCGCGACGATGTCGTCGGTGCCGATCGGATCGTGCGCGGCCGACGGGACCGGGTCCTGCCACAACTGTGGCTCCGCCGGCACCTCCTTGCCGAGGTAGCGCGTGATGGGACCCATGTCGCGGTGCGTGAGCTTGAACCATGCCCTGGCGAACGCGTCAGCGAACTCTTGCGGGTTCTCGAGGAAGCGCCTGGAGATCCGTTCATACGACGGGTCAGCGCGCAGCGCCAGATCCGTCGTCAGCATCGTCGGCGCGTGCCGCTTCGACGGGTCGTGGGCATCGGGCACGGTGGCGGCCCCGGCGCCGTCGTTCGGCTTCCACTGCTTCGCCCCTGCGGGGCTCTCCGTGAGTTCCCACTCGTAGCCGAACAGGTGACCGAAGTAGTCGTTGCTCCACCTGGTCGGCGTCGTGGTCCAGGTGACCTCGAGCCCACTGGTGATGGTGTCGCCGCCCTTGCCGGAGGCATAGCTACTCGTCCAGCCGAGGCCCTGCGCCTCGAGCGGTGCCCCCTCCGGTTCCGGTCCGACATGCGTCGCGGGACCCGCGCCGTGGGTCTTGCCGAAGGTGTGCCCACCGGCGATGAGCGCGACCGTCTCCTCGTCGTTCATCGCCATGCGCCGGAACGTCTCGCGGATGTCGCGCGCGGCGGCCAGCGGATCCGGGTTGCCGTTCGGCCCTTCGGGGTTGACGTAGATGAGGCCCATCTGCACGGCGCCGAGAGGGTTGGCAAGGTCGCGGTCGCCGCTATAGCGCGCGTCAGCGAGCCACGTGTCTTCGGTGCCCCAGTTCACCTCGGTGGGCTCCCACACATCTTCTCGCCCGCCGCCGAAGCCGAAGGTCTTGAACCCCATCGACTCCAGCGCGACGTTGCCGGTCAAGACCAGGAGGTCCGCCCACGAGATCGTCTTGCCGTACTTCTTCTTGATCGGCCACAACAGCCGGCGCGCCTTGTCGAGGTTGGCGTTGTCCGGCCAACTGTTGAGCGGTGCGAAACGCTGCTCGCCGGAGCCGGCGCCGCCGCGGCCGTCGTAGATGCGGTAGGTGCCGGCCGCATGCCAGGCCATCCGGATGAAGAACGGCCCGTAGTGGCCAAAGTCGGCCGGCCACCAATCCTGCGAGTCCTTCATGACCGTCTCGATGTCCTTCTTCAGGGCATCGAGATCGAGGGTCTTGAACTCCTTGGCATAGTCGAATGACGGGCCCATGGGATCGCGCGCCGGCGGGTTCTGGTGCAGGACCTTGAGGTCCAACTGGTTCGGCCACCAGTCCCGGTTCGACGTGCCCGCGTGCGCCTTGCCCGAAAACGGGCATTTGTTTTCCATCTCCATCTCGACGCTCACCTCCGTTGTTGTGGATTGAAGACTGGTCAGGTCCGGGAATTCTCGTCAGGGACCGGCGACCGGGTCGCCGGCCCGTCCGCGCGCGCGGTCCTTCGCGTGGCGCGGCGTGGTGTTGTGTCGGGCCGGAATGCCGCTCGCGACTGGGCCACACATTGCGGACAGCGACCCCAGTAGGCGACCTCGGCCTCGTCGATCTCGTAACCCATGCCGTCGGGCGGCGTGAGACAGGGCGCCTTGTGCACTGCGCAGTCGACGTCGACCAGGCGGCCGCAGACGCGACAGATCAAGTGGTGATGGTTGTCGCCGACGCGCGTCTCGTAGCGAGCCGCGGAGCCGGCCGGCTGGATGCGCCGGATGAGCCCTTCGGCAACCAGCACGCCAAGGGCGTCGTACACCGACTGCAACGAAATGGTGCCGATCTCTGCCCTGACAACGTCGGCGACGCCGTCGGCCGCGATGTGTGGTTCACCTGCGACCGCCCGCAAGACCGCCAGGCGCTGAGCCGTGACCTGAATGCCGCGCTGACGAAGGAGTTGGGCCGGGTCGGTCAGCACACGTCAGCATTACTCAATTCTTTGAGTACTTC includes:
- a CDS encoding Fur family transcriptional regulator, with the protein product MLTDPAQLLRQRGIQVTAQRLAVLRAVAGEPHIAADGVADVVRAEIGTISLQSVYDALGVLVAEGLIRRIQPAGSAARYETRVGDNHHHLICRVCGRLVDVDCAVHKAPCLTPPDGMGYEIDEAEVAYWGRCPQCVAQSRAAFRPDTTPRRATRRTARADGPATRSPVPDENSRT
- the katG gene encoding catalase/peroxidase HPI, which encodes MEMENKCPFSGKAHAGTSNRDWWPNQLDLKVLHQNPPARDPMGPSFDYAKEFKTLDLDALKKDIETVMKDSQDWWPADFGHYGPFFIRMAWHAAGTYRIYDGRGGAGSGEQRFAPLNSWPDNANLDKARRLLWPIKKKYGKTISWADLLVLTGNVALESMGFKTFGFGGGREDVWEPTEVNWGTEDTWLADARYSGDRDLANPLGAVQMGLIYVNPEGPNGNPDPLAAARDIRETFRRMAMNDEETVALIAGGHTFGKTHGAGPATHVGPEPEGAPLEAQGLGWTSSYASGKGGDTITSGLEVTWTTTPTRWSNDYFGHLFGYEWELTESPAGAKQWKPNDGAGAATVPDAHDPSKRHAPTMLTTDLALRADPSYERISRRFLENPQEFADAFARAWFKLTHRDMGPITRYLGKEVPAEPQLWQDPVPSAAHDPIGTDDIVALERQILASGLTTSQLVSTAWASAATFRGTDRRGGANGARIRLAPQKDWAVNDPSGLATVLQTLEGIQQAFNAAQAGGKKQVSLADVIVLGGCAAVEHAARLAGYDVQVPFAPGRTDATEEQTDVEAFAVLEPTFDGFRNYVAQGHQVPAEVLLVERAQMLTLTAPELTVLVGGLRVLNANAGQSALGVFTTRPGTLSTDFFVNLLDMSTEWKPTSEAADTFEGRARGTSARTWNASRVDLLFGSNSELRALAEVYACDDAQEKFVHDFVAAWTKVMNLDRFDLA